A region from the Mucilaginibacter sp. CSA2-8R genome encodes:
- a CDS encoding clostripain-related cysteine peptidase, which produces MNLNRLFSSLLALLIIASLMVSCKKGGDNPNAVVAKTVLVYMEANNDLRYDALNSVNRMEKGATGINGTLLVYIKTSSTKSYLLKIKPDADLNRLVSDTVKIYDSTLASDPQTIKQVTQYVQTEFPAQSYGLILWSHATSWAPPVSKVKVQSFGEDSGKQMDVIDLKNALPDNLDFIIFDACSMGGVEICYEFKDKAKYIIASPAETLSESFPYQNITPLLFGGNESLAAVAKGYYDYYNAYTDDRCSATVSLIKTSELPALAAEMKNLLSEKKPGDQFTRSSVQRLDYTKNFPVPNYDFGDFLNQNFAAGSLTTINAQLSKTIIYKAATPNFIGVPISQFSGLTTYIPYTGDGNLAYYKKLQWYSASGLSRLFGM; this is translated from the coding sequence ATGAATTTGAACAGACTTTTTTCGTCACTGCTGGCTTTGTTAATCATTGCCAGCTTAATGGTATCCTGCAAAAAAGGGGGTGATAACCCAAACGCTGTGGTGGCTAAAACGGTGCTAGTATACATGGAAGCCAATAACGATTTACGTTACGATGCCCTGAATAGCGTGAACCGTATGGAAAAAGGTGCGACTGGCATTAACGGCACATTGCTGGTTTATATTAAAACCAGCAGCACAAAATCATACCTGCTGAAAATTAAACCTGATGCAGACCTGAACCGTTTGGTTAGTGATACGGTAAAAATTTACGACAGTACGCTCGCGTCCGACCCACAGACAATAAAACAAGTGACACAATATGTGCAAACTGAGTTTCCTGCTCAGAGTTATGGACTGATTTTGTGGTCGCATGCAACCTCTTGGGCGCCGCCGGTAAGCAAGGTTAAAGTGCAGTCGTTTGGCGAAGACTCGGGCAAGCAAATGGATGTGATTGATTTGAAAAATGCCTTGCCCGACAACCTTGACTTTATCATTTTTGACGCCTGCTCAATGGGCGGCGTAGAAATTTGTTACGAGTTTAAAGACAAGGCCAAATACATCATCGCCTCCCCTGCCGAAACATTGTCTGAAAGTTTCCCTTACCAAAATATTACACCTCTGCTGTTTGGCGGTAACGAGAGCCTGGCCGCAGTGGCTAAAGGTTACTACGATTATTATAACGCTTATACCGACGACCGATGCTCGGCCACCGTTAGCCTCATTAAAACCAGCGAACTGCCCGCTCTGGCCGCCGAAATGAAAAACCTGCTTAGTGAGAAAAAACCCGGTGACCAGTTTACTCGCAGCAGTGTACAAAGACTGGATTATACAAAAAATTTCCCGGTGCCCAATTACGATTTTGGCGATTTCTTAAATCAGAACTTTGCGGCTGGCAGCTTAACTACCATTAACGCACAGCTTAGTAAAACTATCATCTACAAAGCTGCGACGCCAAATTTCATCGGCGTGCCCATCAGCCAGTTTTCGGGTTTAACTACATACATTCCCTACACTGGTGACGGAAATTTAGCTTATTATAAAAAGCTGCAATGGTATAGTGCCAGTGGTTTGTCGAGATTGTTTGGGATGTAA
- a CDS encoding fimbrillin family protein, producing the protein MKTQNILIATAMSVLALSSSCKKDNNHGGDLPTSTKAVTFTSSINGQIVTKAVNNKWDANDAIGVFMKTGTGLSNVLAANKSYTTTAGDGEFKPSATDQNINYPETGSVDFVAYYPYKSTLANNIYPVDVTSQSNQPAIDLLYSNNATGLSKTSTVANLSFSHQLAKIEFTVKNGYGVSDLTGLTAALNSVNTKADFDLATGTLANPSQPADLAAKVTAQTGSALAEAIVLPVADASGKLVTFTLPSGKFTLTLPANTKFEAGKRYTFEIELRNGTAPTPIAVALKATITDWTTVPSGSYTVGQDAGTVTPPTGVETVLYTETFGTGTIISTARPKVAAYTGWSNPSFTFSESFNNADLRTIGTFPDNIHVWLPATKDVDLKIDNIPVSGYTSLKLKYDVAANTTNGADANVIAVKVNGITIPVQSRTFAKSNEFSTIELSGITPMAVNSIEFIGSAATNTIGYRLDNVIIVGVK; encoded by the coding sequence ATGAAAACCCAAAACATCCTGATCGCTACCGCGATGTCGGTGCTTGCCTTAAGCAGCTCCTGCAAAAAGGACAACAACCACGGCGGCGACCTGCCAACCTCAACCAAGGCAGTAACATTTACGTCGAGCATTAATGGCCAAATTGTAACCAAAGCGGTTAACAACAAATGGGATGCTAATGATGCCATTGGTGTATTTATGAAAACCGGTACCGGCCTAAGCAACGTGTTGGCGGCTAACAAAAGCTACACTACTACAGCTGGCGACGGCGAGTTTAAACCATCGGCCACCGATCAGAACATAAACTATCCTGAAACCGGTTCAGTTGATTTTGTTGCTTACTATCCATACAAATCAACGCTTGCCAACAATATTTACCCGGTTGATGTAACCAGCCAAAGCAATCAGCCAGCTATCGATCTGTTGTATTCAAACAATGCAACCGGCCTGAGCAAAACCAGCACCGTAGCTAATCTTTCGTTCTCTCACCAATTAGCAAAAATTGAGTTTACTGTTAAAAACGGTTACGGCGTTTCTGACTTGACTGGCCTGACTGCTGCCTTAAACAGCGTAAACACTAAAGCTGATTTTGATCTGGCTACCGGCACTTTAGCTAACCCGTCGCAACCTGCAGATTTAGCAGCTAAAGTTACGGCACAAACCGGTTCAGCATTAGCCGAAGCCATCGTATTACCAGTGGCTGATGCCAGCGGTAAACTGGTAACTTTCACTTTGCCATCTGGTAAATTTACTTTGACCTTACCTGCCAACACTAAATTTGAAGCCGGCAAACGTTATACTTTTGAGATTGAGTTGAGAAACGGCACAGCGCCAACACCAATCGCTGTTGCCCTAAAAGCAACCATCACTGATTGGACTACTGTACCTTCTGGCAGCTACACTGTTGGCCAGGATGCCGGTACAGTTACGCCTCCAACCGGTGTTGAAACTGTATTGTACACTGAGACTTTTGGCACCGGTACCATAATTAGTACTGCCAGACCTAAAGTTGCTGCCTACACTGGCTGGTCTAACCCATCTTTCACTTTCAGCGAAAGCTTTAACAATGCTGACCTGCGTACAATCGGTACATTCCCGGACAATATACACGTATGGTTACCAGCTACTAAAGATGTTGATTTGAAAATTGACAACATCCCAGTAAGCGGTTATACCTCTTTAAAGCTTAAATATGATGTGGCTGCCAACACCACTAACGGTGCTGATGCTAACGTAATTGCAGTTAAAGTTAACGGTATAACCATACCGGTTCAAAGCCGTACTTTTGCAAAATCAAATGAGTTTTCGACTATTGAGCTAAGTGGTATTACGCCGATGGCTGTTAACTCTATCGAATTTATTGGCTCGGCTGCTACCAATACAATAGGCTACCGTTTAGATAACGTAATTATTGTTGGTGTAAAATAA
- a CDS encoding ATP-binding protein gives METQKSSRLDDRALLEILSLSQNATAIYTGDDIIIEMANDKMISFWGKDRSVIGKSLLEAVPELRGQEFFGILQQVWRSGTTYEGRSAAASLNTRGVLETFYFDFTYQAVKRADGSMLCILHTATDVTEQVFGRKQLQEKEEEVSTLNRHLNDANNELKAVAAEAQASNSELLRTQENMLQLNARVSLSESIFRSFFEQAALGIAWFNGPNQVIEAVNEPLLKIWDRNLDEVLGKPHREARPELEDQPVFDLLDAVYQTGVPKVNNEMRLFLKSGDTLREVYVNSVYSPIIDTNGTVTGVLATVDDVTDRVKERRQKEFLQEQLRVTIESAELGTWYFDGKTNELVASPRVKELFGFYADEPMTLDQAVAQIQEDYRDLVTAAMDATVQRNKIYDVEYPIVGYHDGNTRWVKAFGKLYYAGDGSSPQFSGVLIDITNRKNEENRKNDFIAIVSHELKTPLTTAKGFTQLLRAKAHKANDAFLSGSLLKIEQQIEKMTMLIKSFLDVARLEAGKIQLNMQPFEISELLAECVAEAKSLSQHHQLTITHADVVTVNADKDKIAQVVSNLLSNAIKYSPKGKLVEITCTQAAGYLEVRVRDEGMGVKPQDQAHLFDRFYRVENKHTLTISGFGIGLYLCAEIIHMHKGQIGLESKIGEGSTFYFTLPLDA, from the coding sequence TTGGAAACTCAAAAATCAAGCCGACTGGACGACCGCGCCTTATTGGAAATCCTGTCGCTATCTCAGAATGCCACCGCAATATACACCGGCGATGACATCATCATTGAGATGGCTAACGATAAAATGATTAGCTTTTGGGGAAAAGATCGTAGTGTGATAGGCAAATCGCTATTGGAAGCTGTGCCTGAACTCCGTGGTCAGGAATTTTTCGGCATCCTGCAGCAAGTATGGCGTAGTGGTACAACTTACGAGGGTCGCAGCGCCGCTGCAAGTTTGAACACACGTGGTGTTTTAGAAACTTTTTACTTCGACTTTACTTACCAGGCAGTTAAACGGGCGGATGGTTCTATGCTTTGCATATTGCACACGGCTACCGACGTCACCGAACAAGTGTTTGGCCGTAAGCAATTACAAGAGAAAGAGGAAGAAGTAAGTACGCTGAACAGGCATCTCAACGACGCCAACAACGAGCTGAAAGCTGTAGCCGCTGAAGCGCAGGCCAGCAACAGTGAGCTTTTGCGTACGCAGGAGAACATGTTGCAACTGAATGCGCGGGTATCTTTAAGCGAATCTATTTTTAGAAGTTTTTTTGAGCAAGCTGCCCTGGGTATTGCTTGGTTCAATGGGCCGAACCAGGTGATCGAAGCTGTTAACGAACCTTTATTAAAAATATGGGACCGAAATTTAGATGAGGTTTTAGGTAAGCCACACCGCGAAGCCAGACCCGAATTGGAAGATCAACCTGTTTTTGATTTGCTGGATGCTGTTTATCAAACCGGTGTACCCAAAGTTAATAATGAGATGCGCCTGTTTTTGAAAAGCGGTGATACTTTACGCGAAGTATATGTAAACTCCGTTTACTCGCCTATCATTGATACTAACGGAACAGTGACCGGTGTTTTAGCCACTGTAGACGATGTAACAGATCGGGTTAAAGAACGCCGGCAAAAAGAATTTTTACAAGAGCAGTTAAGGGTTACTATAGAGTCTGCCGAGTTGGGTACTTGGTATTTTGATGGTAAAACCAATGAGTTGGTTGCATCGCCCCGGGTGAAAGAACTGTTTGGCTTTTATGCCGATGAACCAATGACTTTGGACCAGGCCGTCGCTCAGATACAGGAAGATTATCGCGACTTAGTGACAGCTGCTATGGATGCCACGGTTCAACGTAACAAAATTTATGATGTAGAGTATCCTATAGTGGGGTACCACGATGGTAATACTCGTTGGGTAAAAGCATTTGGGAAGTTGTATTATGCGGGAGATGGTAGTTCACCTCAATTTTCGGGTGTGTTGATTGATATCACTAATCGTAAAAATGAAGAGAACCGTAAAAATGACTTTATAGCTATTGTTAGCCATGAGCTGAAAACACCGCTTACCACAGCCAAAGGCTTTACACAATTACTGCGGGCTAAAGCTCATAAAGCCAATGACGCTTTTTTATCAGGCAGCCTTTTAAAAATCGAGCAACAAATTGAAAAAATGACCATGCTCATTAAAAGCTTTTTGGATGTTGCCAGGTTAGAAGCCGGTAAAATACAGCTGAACATGCAGCCGTTTGAAATAAGTGAGTTATTAGCCGAATGTGTTGCCGAGGCTAAGTCGCTGTCACAACATCATCAGCTAACTATAACACATGCAGATGTTGTTACCGTGAATGCCGATAAAGACAAGATTGCACAGGTGGTATCTAACTTGTTAAGCAATGCCATAAAGTATTCGCCGAAAGGAAAGCTGGTGGAGATCACGTGTACTCAAGCTGCAGGCTATTTGGAGGTACGTGTGCGCGACGAAGGTATGGGCGTTAAGCCGCAAGACCAAGCCCATTTATTTGACAGGTTTTATCGTGTCGAAAATAAACACACGTTAACCATCTCAGGCTTTGGTATCGGTTTGTATTTGTGCGCCGAAATTATTCATATGCACAAAGGACAGATAGGATTGGAAAGCAAAATAGGCGAGGGGTCTACGTTTTACTTCACGTTACCGTTGGATGCTTAA
- a CDS encoding DUF6624 domain-containing protein, producing the protein MKKTLMWLIMVLSSPLCCIAQSKSFNQSLADSLAKWAVLDQTAAGIIDARLRALGTTRLQQYRDSVYALNGQRLKGVIRRYGFPGYDLAGKKGSHNFWLMAQHCDKDVPFQRQVLKAMKAELPKHNADPKDYANLTDRVLLNTGQKQLYGTQLTYRTDSCQAIPKPLRDSLSVNTRRKAIGLEPIEANLNWMSQLHFDMNKAAYEKMGIHAPKLLPEHP; encoded by the coding sequence ATGAAAAAAACACTCATGTGGTTAATTATGGTTTTAAGCAGCCCGCTATGCTGTATTGCACAATCAAAGTCATTCAATCAATCCCTGGCCGATAGCTTGGCGAAATGGGCGGTGTTAGACCAAACCGCCGCCGGCATTATTGATGCCCGTTTAAGGGCGCTGGGCACGACACGCCTGCAGCAATACAGAGACAGTGTGTATGCCTTAAACGGGCAACGTTTAAAAGGCGTAATAAGACGATACGGCTTTCCGGGATATGATTTGGCAGGCAAAAAAGGAAGCCACAACTTTTGGTTGATGGCACAGCACTGCGATAAAGATGTGCCGTTCCAAAGGCAGGTACTAAAGGCAATGAAAGCTGAATTGCCGAAGCACAATGCAGACCCTAAAGATTATGCTAATTTAACCGACAGGGTATTACTTAATACCGGCCAAAAACAGTTATATGGCACGCAGCTTACCTACCGTACCGATAGCTGCCAAGCCATTCCGAAGCCGCTGCGCGACAGCCTGTCTGTAAACACAAGGCGAAAAGCTATCGGCCTGGAGCCTATCGAGGCAAACCTCAATTGGATGTCGCAGTTACATTTTGATATGAACAAAGCAGCATACGAAAAAATGGGAATTCATGCTCCTAAGCTTTTACCCGAGCATCCGTAA
- a CDS encoding metallophosphoesterase has protein sequence MKINRRTFIRSSFLGLTGVALLDAFVFERFFVEVNEFDLSTHLPPADRIKAIQISDLHLKSLQGYHRNLCKKITNLNPDILFFTGDAIDDNQSLDAFNLFLQLLPPSIPKVAILGNWEYWGKVDIVRLHAIYESHNGTLLVNEHKLYAIKNRTIAISGTDDFVGGNANIELTIPKPITCDYHVVLNHCPQYSEVIPFRINKDIPINLILSGHTHGGQIKLLSFIPFMPPGSGKYVSGWYKDQHKKLYVSKGIGTSILPIRFGARAEISVFNF, from the coding sequence TTGAAAATCAACAGGAGAACATTTATCCGCAGCAGTTTTTTAGGCCTTACTGGTGTAGCGTTACTCGATGCTTTTGTTTTTGAACGTTTTTTTGTAGAGGTTAACGAGTTTGACTTAAGTACCCATTTGCCACCAGCAGACAGAATAAAAGCTATACAGATTTCTGATTTACATTTGAAATCTTTGCAGGGTTATCATCGCAATCTCTGTAAAAAAATAACTAACCTCAACCCCGACATCTTATTCTTTACCGGAGATGCGATTGATGATAACCAAAGCTTGGATGCCTTTAATTTATTTTTACAGTTGCTTCCTCCGTCTATACCTAAAGTTGCTATTTTAGGTAATTGGGAATATTGGGGAAAAGTAGATATAGTCCGGTTGCATGCCATCTACGAATCGCACAACGGGACTTTACTTGTCAACGAGCATAAATTATATGCTATCAAGAACAGAACTATTGCCATAAGCGGTACCGACGATTTTGTAGGTGGCAATGCAAACATCGAACTAACCATTCCTAAACCCATTACATGCGATTACCATGTTGTACTCAACCATTGTCCTCAATACAGTGAGGTTATTCCATTTCGAATTAACAAAGACATACCCATTAATCTCATTTTATCGGGACACACGCATGGCGGGCAGATTAAATTGTTAAGCTTTATTCCGTTTATGCCTCCGGGAAGCGGCAAGTATGTAAGCGGCTGGTATAAAGACCAACACAAAAAACTCTATGTTTCCAAAGGTATTGGTACCAGTATATTACCCATCAGGTTTGGTGCAAGAGCAGAAATAAGTGTATTTAACTTTTAA
- a CDS encoding fimbrillin family protein yields MRIRNLQVTFVAALLLLVAACRKDRGNDVIDVAANEVRFSASINGQIKTKATNDKWDANDAIGVFMKTGTGLSNALASNKKYITVAGDGEFKASATDQSIFYPESGTVDFVAYYPYQQTLSGTSYSVNVANQTNQAAIDLMYATANSLTKNSTAAQLAFTHQLSKIEITVKNGNGVPSLTGLSTTLVGLKNNATFDLAYGTLSGQSQIANIQAKNSVNNGATLAEAIVIPTTDETGIKAVFTIGSKTYTLTLPATTKFEAGKKYAYEVELRGDAGDSGVAVALKASILNWTDVPSGSYSLDQGTVVVNPPTLSGYMETPLITTNSNSVYVFHEFPGRTGVRNYAMLYDKQLKMAYWVAYPLHSSYMGSSGRTDAWQFDPLLAQNVQPDLSTSYGNGYDRGHQIPSADRTATSALNQTTFYYSNMTAQVSSMNQGIWANLENQVRTWSAQGDTLYVVTGAAAQSSTDQTVTYSNKGSAIPKYYYKVLALKKGSDYYTIGFKIANAIIPTTTTYNNYRMTVSDLEKETGFTFFPKLSTQVKSTIDANVFK; encoded by the coding sequence ATGAGAATTAGAAATCTACAAGTCACGTTTGTAGCGGCATTGCTGCTTTTAGTGGCCGCCTGTCGGAAAGACCGGGGTAACGATGTGATTGACGTAGCTGCCAATGAAGTGCGGTTTTCGGCAAGCATTAACGGACAGATTAAAACCAAGGCTACTAACGATAAGTGGGATGCCAACGATGCTATTGGCGTATTTATGAAAACCGGTACCGGTTTAAGTAATGCTTTGGCCAGCAATAAAAAATACATCACCGTGGCCGGCGATGGTGAGTTTAAAGCATCTGCAACTGACCAGAGTATTTTTTACCCGGAAAGCGGCACGGTTGATTTTGTTGCTTACTATCCTTACCAGCAAACACTGTCTGGCACCAGCTATAGTGTTAATGTAGCTAATCAAACCAACCAGGCCGCTATCGACCTGATGTATGCTACTGCTAACAGCTTAACTAAAAACAGCACGGCGGCGCAACTGGCGTTTACTCACCAATTATCAAAAATAGAAATTACTGTTAAAAATGGGAATGGCGTACCCAGTTTAACCGGCCTGAGCACTACCCTCGTTGGTTTAAAAAACAACGCCACGTTTGATTTGGCTTACGGTACACTAAGCGGGCAATCGCAGATAGCCAACATCCAGGCTAAAAACAGCGTAAATAACGGCGCAACTTTAGCCGAAGCGATTGTAATACCGACCACTGACGAAACCGGTATAAAAGCGGTATTTACCATCGGCAGTAAGACCTATACCTTAACCCTGCCAGCTACCACCAAGTTTGAAGCCGGTAAAAAGTATGCCTATGAAGTAGAGTTAAGAGGTGATGCAGGCGACAGCGGCGTTGCGGTTGCTCTAAAAGCTTCTATCCTAAACTGGACAGACGTACCTTCGGGTTCATACTCTTTAGACCAAGGCACTGTGGTAGTTAACCCACCAACGCTGTCGGGTTACATGGAGACACCTCTAATTACCACTAACAGTAACAGCGTTTATGTGTTTCATGAATTTCCGGGCCGTACAGGTGTAAGAAACTACGCCATGCTGTACGATAAACAGCTAAAAATGGCTTACTGGGTAGCCTATCCATTACACAGCTCCTATATGGGCAGCTCGGGCCGTACCGATGCCTGGCAGTTTGATCCGCTGCTGGCACAAAATGTACAACCAGACCTGAGCACATCTTACGGCAATGGTTACGATCGCGGCCATCAAATTCCGAGCGCTGACCGTACCGCTACATCAGCCCTGAATCAAACTACGTTTTACTACTCTAACATGACGGCACAGGTTTCATCCATGAATCAGGGTATATGGGCTAACCTCGAAAATCAGGTACGCACTTGGAGCGCACAAGGCGACACCCTGTATGTAGTAACCGGCGCCGCTGCACAGTCATCTACCGACCAAACCGTTACTTACAGTAATAAAGGTTCGGCTATACCAAAATACTATTACAAAGTATTAGCGCTTAAAAAAGGAAGTGATTATTATACTATAGGCTTTAAAATTGCCAATGCCATTATTCCGACCACTACTACTTACAACAACTACCGCATGACGGTAAGCGACTTAGAGAAAGAAACCGGGTTTACCTTCTTTCCTAAATTGAGTACACAGGTTAAAAGCACTATTGATGCTAACGTTTTTAAATAA
- a CDS encoding GH92 family glycosyl hydrolase has protein sequence MKSLSVSRIAGFLSLALALSFTTQGQTAKQPIDYVNPYIGNISHLLVPTYPTVHLPNSMLRVYPERENFTGNTIRGLPLMITSHRGSSAFSLSPYQGQVSGMKSAIDYGYDNEIIKPYFYQVDLDDYNIKVQYAPSHQSGIYQIRFDANSSAPYLIFDTQDGGLTVSGNTISGYQLLDNNTKVFIYAETDLKPVSAGEVKGQTISTANQIVQGKNVYLALKYAVKTPLIKVRYGVSFISAEQAKANLEREIKTYDLKAVAEQGRHVWNNTLSKIAVQGSDENAKTIFYTSLYRTYERMICISEDGRYFSAYDGKVHKDDGIPFYTDDWVWDTYRAVHPLRIIIEPKKESDMINSYLRMASQLPNHWMPTFPEVTGDSRRMNSNHGVATVIDAYNKGLRTFNLEEAYQYCKAGITEKTLAPWSGKKAGVLDQFYKDKGYFPALATGEKETVPEVHSWEKRQPVAVTLGTVYDEWCLGNIAKQLGKTDDAKYFLNRSLNYREVFNPATKFFHPKDAQGKFVEPFDYRYSSGIGAREAYDENNGYVYRWDVQHNIGDLVKMIGGKQAFVDGLENMFSTPLGKGRPDFYHQFGDHTGNVGQFSMGNEPAMHIPYLYVYAGQPWRTQKRVRNLLKEWFRNDLMGIPGDEDGGGLTSFVVFSQIGFYPVTPGLPMYVIGSPTFQNATIKLGNGKTFSVACQNYSPNNKYIQSAKLNGKSWNKSWFTHQELMAGGTLELTMGEHPNKSWASSDDALPPSFKMPEGI, from the coding sequence ATGAAAAGTTTAAGTGTTAGCCGTATTGCCGGTTTTTTGTCGCTGGCTTTGGCACTGAGTTTTACAACCCAAGGACAGACGGCTAAACAACCTATAGATTATGTTAACCCTTACATTGGCAACATCAGTCATTTGCTGGTGCCAACTTATCCTACCGTTCATCTGCCCAACAGCATGCTAAGGGTATACCCTGAACGCGAGAACTTTACAGGAAATACCATCAGGGGCTTACCTTTGATGATTACTAGTCACCGGGGTAGCTCGGCATTTAGTTTAAGCCCTTACCAAGGCCAAGTGTCGGGTATGAAAAGTGCTATTGATTACGGATACGATAACGAAATCATTAAGCCCTATTTTTATCAGGTAGACCTGGACGACTACAACATCAAGGTACAATATGCACCTTCGCACCAGTCTGGCATTTATCAGATCCGTTTTGATGCCAACAGTTCGGCGCCTTACCTGATATTTGATACGCAGGATGGCGGACTGACAGTTTCGGGCAACACCATAAGCGGATACCAATTGTTAGACAATAACACCAAGGTGTTTATTTATGCCGAAACAGATTTAAAGCCTGTATCGGCAGGTGAAGTAAAAGGGCAAACTATCAGTACGGCAAACCAAATCGTACAAGGAAAAAATGTCTATTTGGCACTTAAATATGCTGTTAAAACGCCATTAATAAAAGTGCGTTACGGCGTGTCGTTCATTAGTGCTGAGCAGGCCAAAGCCAACCTGGAACGTGAAATTAAAACCTATGACCTGAAAGCCGTTGCCGAGCAGGGCCGTCATGTCTGGAATAACACCTTAAGCAAAATTGCGGTTCAAGGATCGGACGAAAATGCTAAAACGATTTTTTATACGTCACTTTACCGCACTTATGAGCGGATGATCTGTATATCTGAAGACGGCCGTTACTTTAGCGCTTACGATGGCAAGGTGCATAAGGACGATGGTATACCATTTTATACTGACGACTGGGTGTGGGATACTTACCGCGCCGTGCATCCATTAAGAATCATTATTGAGCCCAAAAAGGAGTCGGACATGATTAATTCTTACCTGCGGATGGCCAGCCAGTTGCCTAACCATTGGATGCCTACCTTCCCGGAGGTGACAGGCGATAGCCGACGAATGAACAGCAACCACGGCGTTGCTACAGTGATTGATGCTTATAACAAAGGCTTGCGCACTTTTAACCTGGAGGAGGCTTACCAGTATTGTAAAGCCGGCATTACCGAAAAAACGCTGGCGCCATGGTCGGGCAAGAAAGCGGGCGTACTCGATCAGTTTTACAAGGACAAAGGCTACTTCCCGGCTTTAGCCACCGGCGAGAAAGAAACCGTACCCGAAGTGCACAGCTGGGAAAAACGCCAGCCGGTAGCAGTAACGCTGGGTACCGTGTATGATGAATGGTGTTTGGGCAACATTGCCAAGCAGTTAGGTAAAACCGACGATGCCAAATACTTTTTAAACCGGAGCTTGAATTACCGCGAGGTATTTAACCCGGCCACTAAATTTTTTCATCCTAAAGATGCACAGGGTAAATTTGTAGAACCGTTTGATTACCGCTATTCGAGCGGCATTGGCGCGCGTGAAGCCTACGACGAAAATAACGGTTACGTATACCGCTGGGACGTGCAGCACAACATTGGCGACCTAGTAAAGATGATAGGCGGCAAGCAGGCTTTTGTTGACGGGCTGGAAAATATGTTTAGTACGCCGCTGGGCAAAGGCCGACCTGACTTTTACCACCAGTTTGGCGACCATACCGGTAACGTGGGTCAGTTTTCGATGGGGAACGAGCCGGCTATGCACATCCCTTATTTGTATGTGTATGCAGGACAACCATGGCGCACTCAAAAGCGAGTGCGCAACCTGCTTAAAGAGTGGTTCCGCAACGATTTGATGGGCATCCCAGGCGACGAGGATGGCGGCGGACTAACATCTTTTGTGGTGTTTTCGCAAATCGGCTTTTACCCGGTTACTCCCGGTTTACCGATGTATGTGATTGGCAGCCCTACCTTCCAAAACGCTACTATCAAATTGGGCAACGGCAAAACGTTTTCAGTGGCTTGTCAAAACTATTCGCCCAATAACAAATACATTCAATCGGCCAAGCTAAATGGCAAATCCTGGAACAAATCGTGGTTTACCCACCAAGAGCTAATGGCAGGCGGAACCTTGGAGCTAACGATGGGGGAACACCCAAACAAAAGCTGGGCATCGTCAGACGACGCTTTGCCGCCGTCGTTCAAAATGCCGGAAGGGATTTAG
- a CDS encoding nuclease A inhibitor family protein, whose product MQALYAFQLVLGISGYHKTERPVFAPEANIFVQDTLKKKNLTLMSTQSNLEQAANGLLMMSESDYPFEYFATDDTTINESLLLKLADKPQGTLIEKTTVEHLFRNMADPNSPSVKAETSARFREFIESLKNELTEIAVYRVGEIQIQVFIIGINIHGTVSGMRTLLIET is encoded by the coding sequence ATGCAAGCTTTGTATGCGTTTCAACTAGTCTTAGGTATATCTGGTTATCACAAAACAGAAAGACCGGTATTTGCGCCTGAAGCAAACATTTTTGTTCAGGATACCTTAAAGAAAAAGAACTTAACACTGATGAGTACCCAAAGTAACCTGGAACAGGCCGCCAATGGCCTGCTAATGATGAGCGAATCGGATTATCCCTTCGAATATTTTGCAACAGACGACACTACCATTAATGAGTCTCTGCTGCTTAAGCTGGCCGATAAACCCCAGGGTACCCTGATTGAAAAAACAACCGTTGAGCATTTGTTTCGTAACATGGCCGACCCAAACTCTCCGTCGGTCAAAGCTGAAACTTCAGCACGTTTCCGTGAGTTTATAGAGTCTCTTAAAAATGAACTAACAGAAATAGCGGTTTATCGCGTGGGCGAAATCCAGATTCAGGTATTTATTATTGGTATTAATATTCATGGTACCGTAAGCGGTATGCGGACTTTGCTCATTGAAACTTGA